The sequence CGGCATGATATTATCAGCAACCATTGTCTTGCGCTCGAAAGGGGCCGGTGGGTACAATCTGAGAGTCTCATACAAGACAGCTCTCAAGTAGACAATGGATTTTGTCTCCTCTGGGTCAAAGATTACCATGGCGCCCGTACCCGTGTCTATTTTGTGTAATGCAATGGGTGAGAGTTCACTGCGGATGATTGACACAATCTTAGGATTCTGGGCGAGCTTGTAGAAGGTCCATATCAAGGTCACGCCAATTGTGTCCTTCCCAGCGAGCATAAAAGCGAGGAGCATCGCATGGAGCAATTCAACATCGGCATAGTCTGGATCGTTGATGTAGGAAGATAGAATATCTGCACTTTCTTGCTCCTCTTCATTACCAATACAGCCTCTGTTAATCTTCTTCTTGATCATATCTGTGACAAACCCTCGTAGCACCGTGTGTGCCGCATCGAGCTTTCTCTCTGGGCCGATGTTTAGCCACCTCATAGCCTTCCAGCAAGAGGCCGGCAGGATGTGCCGGAAAAGGGCTACCTCCATTACCGTGTCCATCGCAATCGCAACGTCCATGGGAGGCATGTCCAAGGATAAGAGGCTAGTGTCCACACCAAAGAGTGATGTGGCAGCCAGGTCAAACATAAACCTCGAAACCACTTCTTGCATGTCGAATGGAGTGCCGGTGCTCGCCATTTGGGTGAACAATGGGAGGAGGCCATTCTCCATCTTGTCGCGGCAGCAAGCtaccatactggcaaccaaccgtGGGTTGCCGAGCACGCTATGAAATTTCACGCGCTGCCGGTGATACGGCTCACCATCAATGGTGAAGAAGCTTCCAGCCATGATGTCGAAGATGGCTGCGAACTCCACACCCTTTGGGAAGTTTGTGTGGTTCGTCGTGAAGATGTGCCGGATGTTCACAGGGTCGCAAGTGAGGAACATGTGCGCTTGGGGAAGATGTATCCTGAAGTTGTGGCCTGATTCGGCGAGGCTCGCAGCACAATAGTCACACAAGTTATGGAGGTTGGCAATGAATGCCGGCAACATGTGCACTATTGGCCAGTCGATTGGGAGCACCGATGGATTCTTTGATCTATTACTAGACCTGAAGTACAAGGACAGGGAAACAAGAAGCACGAGTACGGTGGGGATGAGCAGCTCTTGCGAGAACGAAATCGACATTGTTATGAGTAGTGTGAGATATGCAACTACTTAGATGTATGCTGCAATAGGCATGGCGCTGGCCTATTTATATACTAGCAGCGATGTGCACAGGTTTCCACATTGTATGGGGGCAttaaatttttaaattttttttttgcgaaataccggagggggggggggcattAATTCGCACAATTATACAATGCGTTTGATGTCCCGAGCTCCTTTGGAGCCCTTTTTTTTTAAATCTGAAACTTGATTTTGTACACCttcaaaaaattctagaaaaagtGTACGTACACATAGAAATGTGTAGTTTGTGTAtgaattttgaaatatttttttaaTACGTGATATACAGAAAGAAGGGAGATACTTGTTTAAAAACACGTCTTCCTTTGTTGTTTTTGGGCCATGGTTTTGCCGGGGGTTTTATTAGTAGTAACTAGTAATGCAGCAATTCCAAAACTGATAATAGTTAGGCCGAaatttgatactccctccgtccgggtgtataagtcattcgcgtagttctaggtcatcgatttgaggaattaaatatgcgttatatgtcatgaaaagtataccactagatttccacacggatgtagtttctaaatatatattttttgtcacatataatacatatttagatagttaaattatcgacctagaactacgcgaatgacttatacaccgggaCGGAGGTAGTAAATAGGAAGGACGCTATGGACAGCTGCGTCCATTCTGAACGTCATTACGAATGATGTCCACAGCTGCACACTATTATAAACAGTATCCATTGTGTGGTTCGGTCAGGTGctcttttattttttatgtttttgcAACAAAACTTCTAATCtatcatcttcaatcatggcaatacaacggacaccaaaaataataaaaattatattcaGGTCCATCGACCACTTAACGTCAACTACAAGTACTGaagtgagccgaaggcgcgccgctgtcatcgcccctccctcgctggaggcgggcaaaacttgttgtagtagacaatcgggaagtcatcgtgttgaggccccataggaccagcgcagctGAACAACAACCGCCACCGATGAAGAGTGGTATAGATCGGAAGGATTCATCCTGAAGAAACACAAACGTAGACGAACTACGACCAAATCTGAATAAATCCACGAAGGAtggatctgccggagacacacctccacacgccaaCCGACGATGGTAGACACACCGCCGGAACGGTGGCTAGACGATGGAGaagaccttattccatcttcaggtagccgtcgccgtctcgtcttcctgagcagaacgcaaaccctaacaaaacttgaaaAACATctaaaacggagccctcccaccagCAAGGCCCGGGATCCATCGTGCTGCCatgccctaaggccaccggagatgaggcggatcagcggcggcgccggcggcaggcAAAGGAACCCTATGATTTTCTTGGGGAGGAGGCAAAGGTGGGAGTACGCAAGGTGGGATCAACT is a genomic window of Triticum aestivum cultivar Chinese Spring unplaced genomic scaffold, IWGSC CS RefSeq v2.1 scaffold171623, whole genome shotgun sequence containing:
- the LOC123172524 gene encoding noroxomaritidine synthase 2-like, which encodes MSISFSQELLIPTVLVLLVSLSLYFRSSNRSKNPSVLPIDWPIVHMLPAFIANLHNLCDYCAASLAESGHNFRIHLPQAHMFLTCDPVNIRHIFTTNHTNFPKGVEFAAIFDIMAGSFFTIDGEPYHRQRVKFHSVLGNPRLVASMVACCRDKMENGLLPLFTQMASTGTPFDMQEVVSRFMFDLAATSLFGVDTSLLSLDMPPMDVAIAMDTVMEVALFRHILPASCWKAMRWLNIGPERKLDAAHTVLRGFVTDMIKKKINRGCIGNEEEQESADILSSYINDPDYADVELLHAMLLAFMLAGKDTIGVTLIWTFYKLAQNPKIVSIIRSELSPIALHKIDTGTGAMVIFDPEETKSIVYLRAVLYETLRLYPPAPFERKTMVADNIMPSGHEVHAGETILISLHSMGRMEDIWGKDCHDYNPHRWLLEGSNKLRYEPSHKFLSFNSGPRICPGKEIAVIQMRTIVATVVWNFDLEVVKGQSIEPKLSCTLQMKNGLIVKLKKREIREI